The Corallococcus silvisoli genome contains the following window.
GGGAGGAGCTCGTCCTCACTGCCCACCTGGACCACTACAAGCCCGGGGCGGATGACAACGCCTCGGGGTCGGCCACCCTGTTGGAGCTGGTGCGCACCTACACCACGCTCATCCGCCGGGGCGTGCTCCCGCCGCCGGTGCGCACCCTGCGCGTGCTCTGGCTGCCGGAGTTCGAGGGCACCCGCGAATGGTTCTCCCTCCACGGTGAGGAGCCGGTGCGACGGGTGGCCCAGTTCAACTTCGACATGCTCGGCGCGAGCCTGACCCGCGCCCACTCGCGCTTCCAGGTGTCCTACACCCCGGACTGGAACGGCAGCTTCGTGAACGCCGTCTCCGAATCCACGCTGGCCTTCATGAACCGCTTCAACAGCGTGGTGTATCCGCCGCGGAAGGACTTCCGCATCGGCTCGGTCACCGGGTCACAGGACCCCATGGACGCGCACATGGAGCGCTACGGCCGCGGCTCGGATCACCAGCTCTTCAACGACCACGGCATCCCCGGCGTGGCCTTCTCCACCTGGCCCGACGATGGCTACCACACCAGCGGCGACCGGCCGGAGAACGTGGACCCGACCCAGCTGCACCGCGCCGCCTTCGCGGGTCTGGCCTCCATCACCGTCGCCGCCTGGGCGGAAGGCGCGGGCGCCCTGGAGCTGGCGCGTCTGGTGGCGCTGCACGGCGTGCGGCGCGTGGCGGAGGACGAGTTCAGGGCCCGCCGCGATCTGACCTCGGTCCCGGTGGCGGAGCTGCCGGAGACCTACCGGCTCACCCGCGCCGCGGTGCGCATCGCCTATCAGCGCGAGCGCGAGGCCCTGCGCTCCTGTCTGTCCCTGGGCGCGCCCGCCGCCCCCGTGCAGGCCATGGCCAAGGCACTGGAGAGCGCGGAGGCGCAGGCACTGGGACGCCTGGAGGTGGACGGCAAGGCTCGCGGCGCATCCCTGCGAGAGGCTTCTCCCAGCGCGGCCGAACGCCAGGCCCGGACCTTCGTCCCGCGCCGCGTGAAGGGCCAGGAGCTTGCTTCGTTCGACGAGCTGGCGCGCAAGGCGGCCCCCGAGCAGCAGCCCCGGGTGGCCGCCGTGCAGGCCGCCATCACCGCCGCGGAGACGGCCCTGCGGGAGCGTGGGGAGGGGGAGCTGCGCTTCTACCAACTGCCGGATGCCCTCGCGAGCTACGCCGACGGCAAGCGCTCCGTGGCGGACATCCGCGACGCGGCCTATGCCGAGTACGGCCATGTCTTTCCCGTGGATGCACTCGTGGAGCTCTTTGGATTGTTGGAGCAGGGCGGCGTCATGACGCGGATTCGCTGAGAGAAGGTGAATTCATGTCTGGGATGGAAAGGGAGACGTTAGGGTCCGCCGGCTGGGTATTCCCTCCCGGCATTCCACTTCGTTGAGGTTGATTGATGCGTCTCCCTGTCCTGGCGCGTGCGCTGCGCACCGCCTCCCTGTTCCTCGTGGGCTCCTGCTCGCTGCTGACCGCCTGTGGTGATTCCAGCGAGGATCCGCCGGTGCCACCGCCCCCACGGGACACCTCGCCGCGCACGCTGACGCTGCTCCAGACGAGCGACCTGCACACCAACATCTTCCCGTGGGACTACTTCACCGGAAAGCCAGACGCGAAGCGCGGCGTCGCCAAGGTGGCCACGCTCGTCAAGCAAGAGCGTGAGAAGAATCCGGACTGCACGCTGCTCGTGGACACGGGTGACACCATCCAGGGCACGCCGCTCGGCACCTACTATGCCCTCGTGGACAACGCGCCCAAGCACCCCATGGCCGCCGCCATGAATGAGCTGGGCTATGTCGCCATGGCCCTGGGCAACCATGAGTTCAACTACGGCCTGGACGTCCTCAACAAGTTCAAGAGCGAGGCGAACTTCCCCCTCCTGGGCGCCAACGTGCGCAAGCGCGCGGACGGCTCCGAGGCCTTCACGCCGTATGTGCTCACGACGGTGTGCGATGTGAAGGTCGGCATCCTCGGTCTGGTGACGCCCGGCGTGTCGACGTGGGAGCGCGCGGAGAACATCGCGGGCCTGCGGATCGATGACCCCCTGGAGACCGCGAAGGCCTACGTGCCGAAGATGAAGCAGGCCGGCGCGGACGTGGTGGTGGTGGCCATCCACAGCGGTCCGGACAAGCAGCCGGTTGGCAGCGCGAGCAGCCCCGAGTCGTGGCTCGCCGACTACGCGGACGCCACGAAGTGGACGGACCGGGGCAACCTCCCGGGTGAGAACGAGGCCGTTCAGATTGCCCAGGAGGTGGCCGGCGTGGACGTGCTCCTCACCGGCCACACCCACCAACCCATCCCGAAGATGCTGCTGAAGAACCAGGACGGCCACGAGGTCCTGCTCACCCAGCCCAACC
Protein-coding sequences here:
- a CDS encoding bifunctional metallophosphatase/5'-nucleotidase; this encodes MRLPVLARALRTASLFLVGSCSLLTACGDSSEDPPVPPPPRDTSPRTLTLLQTSDLHTNIFPWDYFTGKPDAKRGVAKVATLVKQEREKNPDCTLLVDTGDTIQGTPLGTYYALVDNAPKHPMAAAMNELGYVAMALGNHEFNYGLDVLNKFKSEANFPLLGANVRKRADGSEAFTPYVLTTVCDVKVGILGLVTPGVSTWERAENIAGLRIDDPLETAKAYVPKMKQAGADVVVVAIHSGPDKQPVGSASSPESWLADYADATKWTDRGNLPGENEAVQIAQEVAGVDVLLTGHTHQPIPKMLLKNQDGHEVLLTQPNRWGSHLADVQLRVTWSGERWGVDTHDARLHAVDDSVAVDATVAGLTQAYHDTTVTYVNQKIGTTTAAFPGGFAGRYVDSPLADLLNIVQEEAALEAGHAVDLSATALFTNDGALPAGDVTLRDAYSIYIYDNTLYVMEINGSILRRALEMNTLYFATLDANNLPAKPEGAKATSPVVADYNWDLYSRIDYGYDLTKPAGSRLTHLRFQGQDVRDDQVFRIAVNNYRGGGGGGYSMFREGRVLWTSADGVRDYVARYLQTHQGLSPDAVNTCNFSLAPDLYTHYFASTLGAAKCVQPE
- a CDS encoding M28 family peptidase encodes the protein MRTCPHPFASLVLLITLSAAAQPPTSPLGPVSPTTGLVLRDDAVRALIQESSGDRIHDGVQRLALIARDTQSGYTEAAAWTKTAAEAAGLQDVRLEPMKDGPQWRATRGELWVAGAHRYRVTSYADLPMSLAAGSGAFEGADVELVDVGTGTQEAEYAGKDLKGKVALTRGHPVAALRNAVVKRGAVGVVSSYSTPPWNLSHRMDGDFPDQVGWGVVPRSLSTPGVPAPFLFMISDRQGRELLAQLRAGPVKVDVSIATQTDTGHLSIVSGVIPGTRAGEELVLTAHLDHYKPGADDNASGSATLLELVRTYTTLIRRGVLPPPVRTLRVLWLPEFEGTREWFSLHGEEPVRRVAQFNFDMLGASLTRAHSRFQVSYTPDWNGSFVNAVSESTLAFMNRFNSVVYPPRKDFRIGSVTGSQDPMDAHMERYGRGSDHQLFNDHGIPGVAFSTWPDDGYHTSGDRPENVDPTQLHRAAFAGLASITVAAWAEGAGALELARLVALHGVRRVAEDEFRARRDLTSVPVAELPETYRLTRAAVRIAYQREREALRSCLSLGAPAAPVQAMAKALESAEAQALGRLEVDGKARGASLREASPSAAERQARTFVPRRVKGQELASFDELARKAAPEQQPRVAAVQAAITAAETALRERGEGELRFYQLPDALASYADGKRSVADIRDAAYAEYGHVFPVDALVELFGLLEQGGVMTRIR